Genomic segment of Ostrinia nubilalis chromosome 10, ilOstNubi1.1, whole genome shotgun sequence:
GAAgaatcatacaaaaaacaacttTACCAAGAGCTGTCAAAGTTTTTAAGTCCTGATGCTAATAGTTTAATTTATGAAGAgttgttcataaataaatatgaccaAAAAAATTCGAACCAACCTGCTCCTAAGCGACGCAAACGCAGGTGATTAAGGTTTAATAAGGTGTGGTGTTGTATTGAATATGCTTTAATAATgttatatgtatattatatttattataatcattAAGATagcttaataaaaatgtttttatgacACTTTGACGAGACTCTTTCCTGTATTCATCCCTGTAAATAATCCAAGGAAAGCTTCAACTGCTGCTTCAAAGCCATCATAGGTGTGTTCTCGGTATTTTAGCTTGCCCTCTTTAACCCACTGCAGATTTTGTTTAATTCCTTCCATTGTTTGATCAGCAAATCTGTTGACTTGAAATCCttctatttttaattgtttGCCGACAACGAATGGCTGTATTATAGTTGCTGAAACAGaaccaattttttaaatacctactcttTTTGGCGAAAATTATCTTGTTTATAGTGATCAGGTATAAATGTTTTATAAGTTTACCTTTTCGTTTTTCTGGATCAGTTTCATTGTAACTAGCAATAGCCCCGCAAACGGCCACTCTCCCGTAGTTATTCATTTGGGACAGGACCATACTACTGATTTCCCCACCAACATTGTCGAAGTAACAGTCTACGCCATTAGGAGCGTTTTCTTTTAGGAATTGTTGAATATTATCAGTTTTGTAATTACTGGCCGCGTCAAATCCAAGCTCTTTCACAAGCCATTCGCATTTCTCGTCTGACCCAGCGAAGCCAACCACGCGACAACCTGGAATCAGTTTTATGAATACTTAACTATTTCTCTAAAATTAAGATCCTGCCTCAAAACATAAATCCAGAAATAAGTAGATATAACCCGATCGAGTttactgcgcacctcgctggaatgcgactcacccgcacacctgcATTCGCCCCGTCGTGTGTACCagtgtcgatgtgacgtcacggttgccaggtgcgcagttattCGATCGGGTTTTATCTTTTCTTATTTCAAGCCTAGGTTTTTCTTTTTACCTAATATTTTTGCGATTTGTCCCACATGTGAGCCCACAGCGCCGGCAGCTCCTGAAATGGCGACGGTCTCTCCTGCCTTGGGATTACAGATTGAGGTAAGGCCGAAGTATGCAGTGTTTCTGTAAATGTCGAGTAACGTAGCGTAGCTTAGATCATATTGTTGTAAGTATTTGTAATGTACTTATGACTTAGCTCAAAATCCGAAGTAGAATTTAACGCAATAATCGTAGATGAAAGCGATTGTATTTATTGATGTAGTAGTTTTGAATTTTTAGAACTATGCCCAGCGGTGGACTATGAAAGGAAAATgtacctatttgttattttgtttaaCGTATTAGAAtgtctttcataatttaataattaaaacattaccTACCCAACTCTTCCACAAACGCCGAGTCCCAAAGACACGGGTAATTCTCCAAAATCGGGTAAGCGGTACAGATAAGGCTTTTGGTTAGAAAATTTAGAGTTTTCCGGGTTCACGACGGTGTGTGTTCGCCAGCCAAAATGTCCCATGACCCAAGCACCAACGGGATAATCAGGGTTTCTGCTCTCTGTTACTCTGAAAGAAAAAAGTTAGGTTTATACTTACTTATTGTCTTTTACGTTTTGATTcgttacaaatcaaaattttagatCCAAATTCcaatgaagccacgatagccgaacggtgtgaaggggtcggactggccgacttgtGATCCgtggaacgcgggttcggtccccgccgccgctcgactattgtggtgagttcactcgtgatacaagcttTAGTtcagtacgaggggctaacgggactattagtaatttgtgtaattacaaattactaataatcaataaaaaatgAGGCCACAATATGCTTATCCTGCTGGATACCAACTTACTTCGCTACTTGACCTCCGATCATGTCACATGGGTAAATAGCGCCGAGTTTTACTCTTTGATATGGGTCAACGCTGAAGTATGCTGCTTCTGCTAGAAATTCtggaaaacaattttattgtataaTGTTATAATAGGACataaaggacattgggaactttaatatgagaaaatgccccacggcggacaaagatgaaacgtattttatttcaaagctttatacttgtaggtattttcacttaaagcgctatgttgtgagatatgggaattctgagatatgacgagtctaagttgaaaatatatttgtctaaaatgatttgatatatttacatgttatgttgtttggcattgcagagtaaccaataaaataaaataaaataatataaataaataaaaaatataaataaaataatataaataaataaaatattataaatacttaaattaatattagacaacatctcatatattactccaacccaaaataagtagctaaggcatttgtgttatggaaatcgggaacgacgaaccacagcacacccaaaccagagacaatgtgaaaagatcgttttctatattgtcccggccggaaatcgaacccgggacctcaggattggcccggcacaccttgaaaaccggtgtgtgcgcctctccgccacggagttcgtcaaaaatgttacctaaatgtaaaataaaataaaatattaaaacttcattttctcaatattcccatataagagagaaaaaaaaaatgcacggaaattcattggatattagtatgtatcatctgtgataggtttcgtttgtgtccgctacttttcgaaaagtggggcaaaaagttcccaatgtcatttgtaaaataggtaaagtaaataataatttaggtagaattcattatttactttgtaAACTGTAATATTACAGAATATGAATAACATAAGGTAAACTTTTCCCCATTGGGTCTACAATGTGGAAAAAAatctaggtacctacattcGTTCCAGTTCCAGACAAACAAgaccaagttaaaaaataaattaggaCGACTTAATTGAATTTTGAATATGAATGGTAATTTATGTTAATCATTGTTCTGTTCTGATCGTAATTTTTAGGttatttataaacttttttgttaaaacttaacgtaagcttagattaataaaacgtAAGTAACCCAAAGTGAAATAGTTTTTGTCTTTTCAAATAACTCTTGTAAGATAAGTGACTCTACATAGATTACCTGCCTATCAGTGTAGATAAAAATCAGCTTAGATAAAGAAAGAAAGCGgaattttactcaaaaatgtttttttttattgcagttaATTTTAACGTGTACTTAGTTAAAACTTCAAacaattgtttattattgtttttgtcagaatgtctttattttcttaaaactaaaattaacgCATAAATGTACCTAACATTTGAGCgtttatttagtttaatttcatacattttcttgTTTCAACTTACCATTTTCTTGTAAAGCTGGCAATTCTTCTTCAACGATTTGAAAATCACTTTCCTTGGGTTGCCCGACAAATGGAGTCACAACCGTGTATTTCTTTGCCACCACCATGTTGATTCAACGATCGGCTTTTCTATACTGATTCAGACAATAATACTCAAGTGTTTTCTCTCTTATCAATAAGTTAAACAACGCGGGAAGTTTAAAATGTAAATCAGACGCGAAGATGGCCAAATCACCAACTTTCTCGaggtattgaaataaatatggAAATCTCTACATTACTAACGTAAAACGTTTAGAACTAACAATAGCTATGTTGTAATTAATAATAGTCCCAttcttttcattaaaaatagtaaatatgtttatatccgttgtctagtacccatagtacaagttttgcttagtttgggactagaagcgtagtgtaaaatgtccaaggatatttttatttaatatttatttagaaattaacatACACTTGCTTTAAAAATCGAATATTATTTAAGTAACTAGTATGAAACTCCATTTGGTTTTAGACGAGTAATCAACTCGAATCTATGGCATTATGTTCATGTCAGAGGTGTCAAAGTGTCGTGACGTGAAACTGACGATAAGTtgggtttatttataaaaacacttTACATAATAAACAGACACCTTCCTCTACACTTAATAAGTGCGATATGTAACGCAATACCTTTTATGTTATATCAGTATTTTGTTTACCAAGTAGTAAAATGGTACGCCGCCTcggcaaaataaaaaatgaagtTTACAGGTACTTTAGGGCTTATGCACAGGCTATTATTTATCTCGAAAATCTATTGAGCTGTCCTGTGTTTTAACAAAATGTTTTTACAGCAATGCCACGGATACCAAATCAGATAAGACAGCACCCAATATATCTTACTTTACTTTGGTAAGGTTATcttgatatattttttacttaaaataatgttttaagtttgttatttataattaactttGTAAGTTGATATGCAAAAAGAGTGCATGTAGATAATTTCTCTATCTAAGAAGGTTTAAATTCCAATCTCATTTCAGTACAGATTTGCCACAAAATGGGACATGCTACTGATAGCTTTGGCTTTATTAGCTACTATAATTGCGGGGATTACCCTCCCGTATGCTATAACTCTCGTAGCCAACGTGTTCCAGACCATGATATCCTACTCCAAGTTAGCTCAGGCTGGCACGCAGGATGATGAAGAGTTTCTACGGTCGATGCACGCCTTTGGCATCCATTATTCCTGCGTGGGAGTCGTTTTATTTCTGGGTGGATATCTGGGAACAGCGCTCATGAAAATCACGGCATTAAATCAGGTTCATgacatttttttcaaattctgtTGTATTCATATATTGAAAATATGCAGGCGTCCTTAGTTTTCATAATATGAACATAACTTTTACGGAGTAAAATCGTGTGTCATTAATATTATTGTTGTATTCTCGTgtctaattaaaatatttttttattctagaTTTTTAAATTGAGGCAAGAATATTTGAAGTCGGCGTTGAATCAAGATTTTGCATATTTTGATTTGTATCAAACTGGCGATTTTTCGTCAAAAATGGCTGAGTTAGTAACtagaccataatattttgtttttgaccATGAAATTGTTGGTGTTTCAGACTTTGCTGTTTAGCACTTactgtattttaattaacttgAAACGCAACGAAATCCCCTAAAGGTAACCACGACGCTTAAAACTAAATGAACCTGGAGCTGCATCTCAAAAACTCTACATGCTATACCTAATTAAGAATGCTTAATTAGTTTCCATTTTCATCAGTGACGTGATCAAAGTCGAAGAGGGCATAGGTGATAAGGTGGCCGCCTTCGCGTACAGTTTCACCATAGCCGTGGGTTGCGTGGTGATGTCCATGCTCAAGGGCTGGAAGCTGGCTCTGCTGTGCCTCACCACGACACCCGTTACCTTCTTACTGGTGGGCCTTACTGGCATGGTGCGTATCTGATCaacctttttcttttctttcaacTGGAAAATGCATGAAACTGCATACTCACCAGCCCGGGGGAGCCAAtgagttatgtggggctctcctcgCCTGAAGGGcaaggcctacccactaaaaaccagtCGGGTCCCTCTGGTCGGTATCTGATCAACCTAGCTTCTACCTATTTCCAAAGTGATCGGCTTTTCTATGGCTTGAAAATGAAATGAGGCCATAATTATAACTCAGTACTCGTATACACATAAAACGATACGACGTCGCGTCGTGCTACGACATGGCATTGTTACACAGTACGACGTCATATCGTGGGAATCTACTAGCtacggcttattccactattccccgttaacgccaattggagcttataatgttaaaaataaaatcctaagcCTCCTCAGTTACCACATTGTAAGACCTTCCATCTCAAGAAGTCCGTTTGGCTAATCTTGTAGGtagttgtagactttcgtcccTTCGTCTCTCTTTCT
This window contains:
- the LOC135075252 gene encoding prostaglandin reductase 1-like yields the protein MVVAKKYTVVTPFVGQPKESDFQIVEEELPALQENEFLAEAAYFSVDPYQRVKLGAIYPCDMIGGQVAKVTESRNPDYPVGAWVMGHFGWRTHTVVNPENSKFSNQKPYLYRLPDFGELPVSLGLGVCGRVGNTAYFGLTSICNPKAGETVAISGAAGAVGSHVGQIAKILGCRVVGFAGSDEKCEWLVKELGFDAASNYKTDNIQQFLKENAPNGVDCYFDNVGGEISSMVLSQMNNYGRVAVCGAIASYNETDPEKRKATIIQPFVVGKQLKIEGFQVNRFADQTMEGIKQNLQWVKEGKLKYREHTYDGFEAAVEAFLGLFTGMNTGKSLVKVS